From Topomyia yanbarensis strain Yona2022 chromosome 1, ASM3024719v1, whole genome shotgun sequence, one genomic window encodes:
- the LOC131676716 gene encoding uncharacterized protein LOC131676716, whose protein sequence is MNDYLQNILHSDLSELKKEFPLFETDAFDVPRRGRRGEESLPPSETNDPYSKALIATTRDLNVIQLEPISIKSEKKNPQIVNVKQTFRFPNNFITKKNSYHSYSHGRRPMVPRHMYSQTSKTIVELYEAQRRAGAGEVRSVLSPQKSESGGFDSDSETESDICLQQASNRNTSYTVVSDLSKKSHHKQGAKPVEMIMIKPKSHRTAVPTTPYFNAKKKRPVSKRKYTRNYPPPPKSPKRKTKYSSVKQESIDPGDSTNKDSYQEDTGNSTSEFSNPSNEFLDDDGCSIYGTLQISKIIDKLQDNVWDVNLHGIRELMETASQIDWKKYEKHMTIINRKMIDFLKSPRSSLCRSACQATGELFREAKSTKRPEFDEIVDILLCKTADPNRFIQKDANVALDKLVTYIPISHSVRALSARGPVHKNPLVRIATARLLVCICALSGLDAILGTNANPRTRKAILTILAKFLTDKNLETRKFGERLYKMLRKHKFFNEYFYKDMDSNCKNNLKRVLKAL, encoded by the exons ATGAACGACTATCTGCAGAATATTTTG CACAGCGACCTCTCCGAGCTGAAGAAAGAGTTTCCCCTGTTCGAAACGGACGCGTTTGACGTGCCGAGAAGAGGAAGACGTGGCGAGGAGTCGCTGCCACCATCGGAGACGAACGATCCCTATTCCAAAGCACTGATTGCTACGACCCGCGATTTGAACGTTATTCAGCTGGAGCCAATCTCGATTAAG TCCGAAAAGAAAAACCCTCAGATAGTGAACGTCAAGCAAACATTCCGCTTCCCAAACAATTTCATAACCAAGAAAAACTCGTACCACTCGTACAGCCACGGACGGCGGCCAATGGTTCCCCGGCACATGTACAGCCAGACCAGCAAAACCATTGTCGAACTGTACGAAGCCCAAAGACGTGCCGGTGCCGGTGAAGTTCGTTCCGTTCTGTCCCCACAAAAGTCCGAATCCGGTGGCTTCGACAGTGACAGCGAAACCGAGTCCGACATATGTCTACAACAAGCGAGCAATCGAAACACTTCCTACACCGTCGTCAGCGACCTGTCAAAGAAAAGCCACCATAAACAAGGTGCAAAGCCGGTAGAAATGATTATGATCAAACCAAAAAGCCACCGGACGGCCGTCCCCACGACACCCTACTTCAACGCAAAGAAAAAACGACCCGTGTCCAAGCGGAAATACACCAGAAACTATCCACCGCCTCCGAAATCCCCGAAGCGAAAAACCAAATATTCCAGCGTCAAACAGGAAAGCATCGATCCGGGAGATAGCACAAACAAAGACAGCTACCAGGAGGACACCGGTAACTCAACGTCGGAGTTTTCGAACCCATCGAACGAATTCCTGGATGACGACGGTTGCTCAATCTACGGAACGCTTCAGATAAGCAAAATCATCGACAAGCTGCAGGACAACGTCTGGGATGTGAATCTGCACGGCATTCGTGAGCTGATGGAAACGGCCAGTCAGATCGATTGGAAAAAGTACGAGAAGCACATGACCATCATCAACAGGAAGATGATCGATTTCCTGAAAAGTCCACGATCCTCGTTGTGCCGATCGGCCTGTCAGGCAACCGGGGAACTGTTCCGGGAGGCAAAATCCACCAAACGGCCGGAATTCGATGAAATCGTAGATATTCTGCTGTGCAAAACGGCCGACCCGAATCGTTTCATTCAAAAGGACGCCAACGTGGCCCTGGACAAGTTGGTGACGTACATTCCGATTTCCCACTCGGTGAGGGCGCTTTCCGCTCGCGGTCCGGT CCACAAGAATCCACTGGTGCGGATAGCCACAGCAAGACTGTTGGTTTGCATCTGTGCCCTGTCGGGACTGGACGCAATCTTGGGCACAAATGCCAATCCGAGAACACGCAAGGCGATCCTTACCATCCTGGCCAAATTTCTAACGGACAAGAATCTCGAAACGAG AAAGTTTGGCGAACGGCTGTACAAAATGCTACGGAAGCACAAGTTTTTCAACGAGTATTTCTACAAAGACATGGACAGCAACTGTAAGAACAATCTGAAACGGGTGCTCAAAGCTTTGTGA
- the LOC131676717 gene encoding phosphopantothenate--cysteine ligase: MSSSQWEEFYATHLPPNCFEDHRSLLKEFCDRHYKLKSNIVLITSGGTTVPLEHNTVRFVDNFSAGNRGSASAEHFLDHGYAVIFMYRTKSLEPFSRHFTGQQLLDMLELHEEGMSTTINVKPDSVDVLAPILDKYKNAQEMNRMLYITFTSVIDYMWLLRAACECLAAFERDALLYLAAAVSDFYVPQDEMPNHKIQSGNGAPTIALQLVPKMLAPLVSLWVPLAFVVSFKLETDESILISKSRESLNKYKHKLVIGNILQTRKNRVVFVTPTKAYDVLLSKEQAHKGQEIEEQIVADVVRRHQEFIQDGELQQFQQQQQQHQQQQQQTQ; encoded by the exons ATGAGCTCATCACAGTGGGAAGAATTCTACGCGACCCATCTGCCCCCGAACTGTTTCGAGGATCACCGGTCGCTGCTGAAGGAATTTTGCGATAGGCACTACAAGCTGAAGAGCAACATCGTCCTCATTACG TCTGGCGGAACAACCGTGCCGTTGGAACACAATACGGttcggtttgtggataacttcAGCGCCGGTAATCGCGGATCGGCATCGGCTGAGCATTTTCTAGACCATGGATACGCGGTCATTTTTATGTATCGTACAAAATCTCTGGAACCATTTTCGAGGCACTTTACCGGCCAGCAGTTGCTCGATATGCTGGAACTGCATGAGGAGGGAATGAGCACCACAATCAACG TAAAACCCGATTCCGTGGACGTCCTCGCGCCTATTTTggacaaatataaaaatgcccAGGAAATGAACAGGATGCTATACATCACCTTCACCAGCGTGATCGATTACATGTGGCTGCTGAGGGCCGCCTGCGAGTGCTTGGCCGCCTTTGAACGGGATGCATTACTGTACCTAGCAGCAGCGGTATCGGATTTTTACGTTCCCCAAGACGAAATGCCGAACCATAAGATTCAGTCTGGCAACGGTGCTCCCACGATAGCGCTACAGTTGGTACCGAAAATGCTGGCCCCGCTGGTTAGCCTGTGGGTTCCGTTGGCCTTCGTCGTTTCCTTTAAACTAGAAACAGACGAAAGCATTTTAATTTCCAAATCTCGCGAAAGTCTGAACAAATACAAACACAAACTTGTGATCGGTAACATTCTGCAGACTCGCAAAAACCGGGTGGTGTTTGTCACGCCCACCAAAGCGTACGATGTGCTGCTATCGAAGGAGCAAGCCCACAAGGGTCAGGAAATAGAGGAGCAGATCGTGGCCGACGTTGTCCGGCGACATCAGGAATTTATACAGGACGGGGAATTGCAACAgttccagcagcagcagcaacaacaccagcagcaacagcaacaaaCACAATGA